A genomic segment from Yimella sp. cx-51 encodes:
- a CDS encoding fumarylacetoacetate hydrolase family protein has protein sequence MRICRYTDGDDPHFGLVDGAGHKIAQISGDPLYTRIELTGVTTTVDEVRLLAPVIPRSKVIGIGKNYAEHAREMGSEAPKEPLMFLIPNTAVVGPDDPVVMPPQSERVDYEGEVAVVIGRMCRDVSVEEATASIFGYTCANDVTARDLQKSDNQWSRAKGFDTFCPLGPWIETDLDLADLRITTRVDGEIVQDGTTADMIHDVPALISYASQAFTLLPGDVILTGTPAGIGPVQPGQRVEVEVQHIGTLGNPFVRR, from the coding sequence GTGCGCATTTGTCGATACACCGATGGAGACGACCCCCACTTCGGACTCGTGGACGGAGCGGGGCACAAGATCGCCCAGATCAGCGGCGACCCGCTCTACACGCGGATCGAACTGACCGGGGTCACCACGACCGTGGACGAGGTGCGGCTGCTCGCGCCGGTCATTCCACGCTCAAAGGTGATCGGCATCGGCAAGAACTACGCCGAGCACGCGCGTGAGATGGGGAGCGAAGCACCGAAGGAGCCGCTGATGTTCCTCATTCCCAACACTGCTGTCGTCGGTCCGGACGACCCGGTGGTGATGCCGCCGCAGTCGGAGCGCGTCGACTACGAGGGCGAAGTGGCCGTGGTCATCGGCAGGATGTGCCGCGACGTCTCCGTCGAGGAGGCGACGGCCTCGATCTTCGGTTACACCTGCGCCAACGACGTCACCGCGCGCGACCTGCAGAAGTCGGACAACCAGTGGTCGAGGGCCAAGGGCTTTGACACCTTCTGCCCGCTCGGACCGTGGATCGAGACCGATCTCGACCTGGCCGACCTGCGGATCACCACCCGCGTCGACGGCGAGATCGTGCAGGACGGCACGACGGCCGACATGATCCACGACGTGCCCGCGCTCATCTCGTACGCCTCGCAGGCGTTCACCCTCCTGCCCGGCGACGTCATCCTCACCGGCACTCCGGCCGGTATCGGTCCGGTTCAGCCGGGCCAGCGGGTGGAGGTGGAGGTGCAGCACATCGGCACCTTGGGCAATCCCTTCGTGCGTCGCTGA
- a CDS encoding GDSL-type esterase/lipase family protein produces the protein MKRTFAAVGVTVLALTGIASAAQAKPDNPNAQSGQNAQSGLYVALGDSLAAGYQPGAGDDKSGGYVGGVYSSLRSKYHGVKLVNLACSGETSSSLIAGSLCTYADGGRSQLGAAVETIRAAKGKVRLITLDIGANDVQRCVARTGAIDSVCLEQGMTAAAANLPHIVRTLRAAAGAQTQIVVLNYYNPFLVFWVAGNKPLAQMSTALQAQLNSAVAGGAKAGGARLADVATAFRSTDWTPRADGIPTNVAMICGHTWMCSKGDIHANDAGYSLMAATVTPLVHGPKAGAAQ, from the coding sequence ATGAAGCGCACCTTCGCCGCCGTCGGTGTCACTGTTCTCGCACTCACCGGCATTGCCAGTGCCGCGCAGGCAAAGCCCGACAACCCGAACGCCCAGTCGGGTCAGAACGCGCAATCGGGTCTCTATGTGGCGCTTGGCGATTCGCTCGCAGCCGGCTATCAGCCGGGCGCCGGCGACGACAAGAGCGGCGGTTACGTCGGCGGCGTCTATTCATCGCTGCGGTCGAAATACCACGGCGTGAAACTGGTCAACCTCGCCTGCAGCGGCGAAACTTCCTCGAGCCTGATCGCCGGAAGTCTGTGCACATATGCGGACGGTGGACGCAGCCAGCTCGGGGCTGCGGTCGAGACGATCAGGGCGGCGAAGGGAAAGGTGCGGCTCATCACGCTCGACATCGGCGCGAATGACGTCCAGCGATGTGTCGCCCGCACCGGCGCGATCGACTCCGTCTGCCTGGAACAGGGGATGACCGCCGCTGCAGCCAACCTGCCGCATATCGTCCGCACGCTGCGGGCCGCGGCGGGCGCACAGACGCAGATCGTCGTCCTCAACTACTACAACCCGTTCCTGGTCTTCTGGGTGGCAGGCAACAAGCCGCTGGCGCAGATGTCGACCGCTCTGCAGGCACAGTTGAACAGTGCCGTCGCGGGCGGGGCCAAGGCCGGTGGCGCGCGTCTGGCTGACGTCGCCACAGCATTCCGCAGCACCGATTGGACGCCGCGCGCCGACGGCATTCCGACCAATGTCGCGATGATCTGCGGCCACACGTGGATGTGCTCCAAGGGCGACATCCACGCCAATGACGCGGGGTACTCGCTCATGGCAGCCACCGTCACGCCCTTGGTGCACGGACCGAAGGCCGGTGCGGCTCAGTAG
- a CDS encoding 3-methyladenine DNA glycosylase, producing the protein MVIELEEAQWRVTAASYTARVDSLLADHIHRRDRGIKHPIDDFLFEYYHLKPSHLRVWHPGAGVLLRGGTERTGWRFYRPALAGAQVDLDEFRARRSGVIRSAHAVLRATIDRPMQLSCFGMHEWAMAYRTAPEQMRHTQLPLRLGHAGTDTVVEAHELRCTHFDAYRFFTDDATPRNNAVLHRSSQADFEQPGCLHAGMDLYRWAYSLSPVMPSELLLRCFELARDIRVLDMRASPYDVTSLGHAPVAVETSEGKAEYVRQQREFAGRAQILRASLLEVCRAAMPAAQK; encoded by the coding sequence GTGGTGATCGAGTTGGAGGAGGCGCAGTGGCGCGTCACCGCGGCGTCCTACACCGCACGGGTCGACTCTCTCCTGGCCGACCACATCCACCGCCGCGATCGCGGGATCAAACACCCGATCGACGACTTCCTCTTCGAGTACTACCACCTCAAGCCCTCGCACCTACGCGTATGGCACCCCGGCGCGGGCGTCCTACTGCGTGGTGGCACCGAACGTACGGGCTGGCGCTTCTATCGTCCGGCCCTCGCTGGGGCGCAGGTCGACCTCGATGAATTCCGCGCGCGGCGATCCGGGGTGATCAGGTCTGCCCACGCCGTTCTCCGGGCCACGATCGACCGCCCGATGCAACTGTCGTGCTTCGGGATGCACGAGTGGGCGATGGCGTACCGCACCGCGCCGGAGCAGATGCGCCACACCCAGTTGCCGCTGCGTCTCGGTCATGCAGGTACCGACACGGTGGTGGAGGCGCACGAACTTCGCTGTACCCACTTCGACGCCTACCGTTTCTTCACCGATGACGCCACACCTCGCAACAACGCTGTGCTGCACCGCAGTTCGCAAGCCGACTTCGAACAACCCGGCTGCTTGCACGCAGGGATGGACCTCTACCGCTGGGCCTACTCGCTCAGCCCGGTGATGCCCAGCGAACTGCTGTTGCGCTGCTTCGAGCTCGCTCGTGACATCCGAGTGCTCGACATGCGCGCCTCCCCTTACGACGTGACGTCACTCGGTCACGCACCCGTCGCCGTCGAGACGTCAGAAGGCAAGGCCGAGTACGTACGTCAGCAACGGGAGTTCGCCGGGCGTGCACAGATCTTGCGGGCCAGCCTGCTGGAGGTCTGCCGGGCGGCGATGCCCGCTGCGCAGAAGTAG
- the murI gene encoding glutamate racemase, whose product MSDAPIGIFDSGYGGLTVARAVLDQLPHESIAYLGDTARAPYGPRPIAETRQFALECLDRLVAHGVKALVIACNTASAAVLHDARERYDVPLVEVIRPAVRRAVRATRNGRVGVISTAGTHQSGAYLDAFAAAPQLQVSSRPCPRFVEFVEAGVTSGPELLDVARDYLRPMQQQEVDTLVLGCTHYPLLTGAISYVMGDGVTLVSSAEETAKDVYRVLADGDLLAAPSQDMPGLSFTTTGDPEEFRRLSKRFLGLGPEFDQVFENNFHQVEVGP is encoded by the coding sequence GTGTCAGATGCACCGATCGGAATCTTCGACAGCGGGTACGGCGGCCTCACCGTCGCTCGCGCGGTGCTCGACCAGTTGCCGCACGAATCGATCGCCTATCTCGGTGACACCGCACGTGCGCCGTACGGCCCCCGCCCCATCGCCGAGACGCGGCAGTTCGCGCTCGAATGTCTCGACCGGTTGGTCGCCCATGGCGTCAAGGCCCTGGTGATCGCGTGCAACACCGCCAGCGCCGCGGTATTGCACGACGCTCGCGAACGCTACGACGTGCCCTTGGTCGAAGTGATCCGACCGGCCGTCCGCCGTGCCGTGCGCGCCACCCGCAACGGCCGGGTCGGGGTCATCTCGACCGCCGGCACCCACCAGTCGGGTGCCTACCTGGACGCCTTCGCGGCGGCCCCGCAACTGCAGGTCTCCTCGCGTCCCTGCCCACGTTTCGTGGAGTTCGTCGAAGCGGGCGTCACCAGTGGCCCTGAACTGCTGGACGTCGCGCGCGACTATCTGCGTCCGATGCAGCAGCAGGAAGTCGACACCCTCGTCCTCGGCTGCACCCACTACCCGCTGCTGACCGGCGCCATTTCCTACGTCATGGGTGACGGCGTCACGTTGGTCTCCTCAGCAGAAGAGACCGCCAAGGACGTCTATCGCGTGCTCGCCGACGGTGACCTGCTCGCTGCGCCCAGCCAAGACATGCCCGGCCTGTCGTTCACCACGACCGGTGATCCCGAGGAGTTCCGCCGCTTGTCCAAACGCTTCCTCGGCCTCGGTCCGGAATTCGATCAGGTCTTCGAGAACAACTTCCACCAGGTCGAGGTCGGCCCATGA
- a CDS encoding PIG-L deacetylase family protein, protein MTESRELPALPDESWSRVLCVVAHPDDMEYGASAAVATWAERGVEVSYLLLTSGEAGMQTPPEDVGPVRAQEQQRACDAVGVSKLTILDHPDGMLMPTLDLRRDIARVIRQVRPDAVITANFDFEAYGGLNQADHRAAGIATVDAVRDADNNWVFRELAENEGLPKWHTQWLLVAGHPAPTHAKSVDEKAVASAVASLECHEAYLADLPGHPKPAEFIPQILQQGGQAAGTQYAVLFKSYDLGGIPASKD, encoded by the coding sequence ATGACTGAATCGCGTGAGCTGCCCGCCCTCCCCGACGAATCCTGGTCGCGCGTGCTGTGCGTGGTCGCGCACCCCGACGACATGGAATACGGCGCATCCGCGGCGGTCGCCACGTGGGCCGAACGAGGTGTCGAAGTCAGCTATCTTCTGCTCACCAGTGGCGAGGCGGGCATGCAGACTCCGCCGGAGGACGTGGGCCCCGTGCGCGCGCAGGAGCAGCAACGCGCCTGCGACGCAGTTGGCGTCAGCAAGCTGACGATCCTCGACCACCCGGACGGCATGCTGATGCCGACGCTGGATCTGCGCCGCGACATCGCCCGGGTGATCCGCCAGGTGCGCCCCGATGCTGTGATCACGGCCAACTTCGACTTCGAGGCCTACGGCGGGCTGAACCAAGCAGACCACCGCGCCGCCGGCATCGCGACGGTCGACGCGGTGCGTGACGCCGACAACAACTGGGTCTTCCGCGAGCTCGCCGAGAACGAGGGCTTGCCCAAGTGGCACACCCAATGGCTGCTGGTCGCCGGCCATCCCGCGCCGACCCACGCCAAGTCGGTGGACGAAAAGGCAGTCGCCTCAGCCGTGGCATCGCTCGAATGCCACGAGGCCTACCTGGCCGACCTGCCCGGTCACCCGAAGCCGGCCGAGTTCATCCCGCAGATCCTTCAGCAGGGCGGCCAAGCAGCAGGCACGCAGTACGCCGTGCTCTTCAAGTCCTACGACCTGGGTGGCATCCCAGCTTCGAAGGACTGA
- a CDS encoding PIG-L deacetylase family protein encodes MTTDQPTPALDLLDDAHRVLLVHAHPDDETLATGALIAELVDQGREVHVLTCTRGERGELMPGVADAVTPGSGEFVQLRLGELARALEALGVEHHAFLGTRPARGQELPDERVYTDSGMQWIREGLAGPAEDAGDESFTAATISDVLEDALAYVDSTRPDVLISYDSGGGYGHPDHVRAHELTKVIAEHAGLPMIEVIPPGRDVDGDPDAVQWLELPHHLTTVQQALRAHASQVRVDGAKVVHVGGQREPIVTTAGLRTVDTPRT; translated from the coding sequence ATGACGACCGACCAGCCCACCCCGGCACTCGACCTGCTCGACGACGCGCACCGAGTGCTCCTGGTGCACGCCCACCCGGACGACGAGACCTTGGCAACCGGAGCCCTCATCGCCGAACTGGTCGATCAGGGGCGAGAGGTGCATGTGCTCACCTGCACCCGGGGCGAACGCGGCGAACTCATGCCCGGCGTCGCCGACGCGGTGACACCGGGGTCGGGTGAGTTCGTGCAGCTGCGGTTGGGTGAACTCGCGCGTGCACTGGAAGCTTTGGGCGTTGAGCACCACGCCTTCCTCGGCACGCGTCCGGCTCGCGGCCAGGAACTCCCGGACGAACGGGTTTACACAGATTCGGGAATGCAGTGGATACGCGAGGGACTGGCGGGCCCTGCCGAGGACGCAGGCGATGAATCATTCACTGCTGCAACGATTTCGGATGTGCTGGAGGATGCGCTGGCCTACGTCGACTCGACGCGTCCGGACGTCCTCATCTCCTACGACTCCGGCGGTGGTTATGGTCACCCTGACCATGTGAGAGCGCACGAGCTGACGAAGGTGATTGCCGAACACGCCGGCTTGCCGATGATCGAGGTCATCCCCCCGGGCCGTGACGTCGACGGCGATCCGGACGCTGTGCAGTGGCTGGAACTGCCGCACCACCTGACAACCGTGCAGCAGGCGTTGCGGGCACATGCCTCCCAGGTGCGCGTCGACGGCGCCAAGGTCGTGCACGTGGGCGGTCAACGCGAGCCCATCGTGACGACCGCCGGTTTGCGCACCGTCGATACCCCTCGTACGTAA
- the cimA gene encoding citramalate synthase, which produces MSAFHVYDTTLRDGAQQEGLNLSVADKLTIAGYLDDLGVGFIEGGWPGANPKDTEFFRRAAGGELTLRNAQLAAFGSTRKAHAVAADDPQVRALLDAGTPVVTLVAKSHVRHVHHALRTSLEENLAMVRDTVELLVREGREVFVDAEHFFDGYLADPTYALEVIRVATEAGASVVALCDTNGGMLPTQLGDIVQKVQHASGADLGIHCHNDTGCAVANSIAAVQAGAMHVQGTVNGYGERTGNADLVTVVSNLQLKLGRDVIDPERLQNALHLSHAISEVTNIAPHGRQPYVGASAFAHKAGLHASALRVDPDLYQHIDPAAVGNSMRTLVSDMAGRASIELKGKELGYDLAGQPELLARVVQRVKELEQQGWTFDAADASFELLLKEEVDGGRLEYFTTESWRCITDSWNDERPALAEATVKLCAAGKRHVATGEGNGPVNALDHALRQALSATYPELNSLELIDFRVRILDAAVGTDATTRVLIETTDGESAWTTLGVAPNIVHASWLALVDSFTFGLMKKGINPR; this is translated from the coding sequence ATGAGCGCCTTCCACGTCTACGACACGACCCTGCGTGACGGCGCGCAACAAGAGGGACTCAACCTCTCGGTCGCAGACAAACTCACCATCGCCGGCTACCTCGACGACCTCGGCGTCGGCTTCATCGAGGGTGGTTGGCCGGGCGCAAACCCCAAGGACACCGAGTTCTTCCGGCGGGCCGCCGGGGGTGAACTCACGCTCCGCAACGCCCAGCTCGCGGCCTTCGGCTCGACACGCAAGGCGCACGCCGTAGCCGCCGACGACCCCCAGGTGCGCGCGCTGCTGGACGCAGGCACACCGGTGGTCACGCTCGTTGCCAAGTCACACGTCCGGCACGTGCACCACGCTCTGCGTACCTCGCTGGAGGAGAACCTCGCGATGGTGCGCGACACGGTCGAGTTGTTGGTGCGCGAGGGCCGTGAGGTCTTCGTCGACGCCGAGCACTTCTTCGACGGTTACCTCGCAGACCCGACCTATGCGCTCGAGGTGATCCGGGTGGCCACCGAGGCCGGCGCATCGGTCGTAGCACTGTGCGACACCAACGGCGGCATGTTGCCCACCCAACTCGGCGACATCGTCCAGAAGGTGCAGCACGCCAGTGGCGCAGACCTCGGCATCCACTGTCACAACGACACCGGGTGCGCCGTCGCGAACTCGATCGCGGCCGTCCAGGCCGGTGCCATGCATGTGCAGGGCACCGTCAACGGCTACGGCGAACGCACCGGCAATGCCGACCTGGTCACGGTGGTCAGCAATCTGCAACTCAAGCTCGGCCGCGACGTGATTGATCCGGAGCGGCTGCAAAATGCCCTCCACCTCAGCCACGCCATCAGCGAAGTCACCAACATTGCGCCGCACGGACGCCAGCCCTACGTCGGAGCGAGTGCCTTCGCACACAAGGCCGGCCTGCACGCCTCCGCGCTGCGGGTCGACCCCGACCTCTACCAACACATCGACCCGGCCGCGGTCGGCAACTCGATGCGCACCCTCGTCTCCGACATGGCGGGCCGCGCCAGCATCGAACTTAAGGGCAAGGAACTCGGCTACGACCTCGCCGGGCAACCCGAACTCCTCGCGAGGGTGGTGCAGCGGGTCAAGGAGCTGGAGCAGCAGGGCTGGACCTTCGACGCCGCCGACGCATCGTTCGAATTGCTGCTCAAGGAGGAGGTCGACGGCGGACGCCTGGAGTACTTCACCACCGAGTCGTGGCGTTGTATCACCGACTCCTGGAACGACGAACGTCCAGCGCTTGCCGAAGCGACCGTGAAGTTGTGCGCGGCGGGGAAGCGCCATGTGGCGACCGGCGAGGGCAACGGCCCGGTCAACGCACTCGATCACGCTCTGCGACAAGCGCTTTCAGCCACCTACCCGGAGCTGAACTCGCTCGAACTCATCGACTTCCGGGTGCGCATCCTCGACGCCGCAGTGGGCACGGACGCCACCACGCGAGTGCTCATCGAAACCACCGACGGCGAGAGCGCGTGGACGACGCTGGGGGTCGCGCCCAACATCGTGCATGCCAGTTGGCTCGCGCTGGTCGACTCCTTCACCTTCGGCCTGATGAAGAAGGGCATCAACCCGCGCTGA
- a CDS encoding branched-chain amino acid aminotransferase — MSLTFNVTERPDRASDADRSAVLANPGFGNHFTDHMALATWTKDDGWHDAKVAAYGPIAISPAAAVLHYAQEIFEGMKAYRHADGSVWTFRPEANAARFARSATRLALPVLPEDDFIESLRALVKLDQDWVPEAADGSEASLYLRPFMFASEAFLGVRPANEVTYCVIASPAGAYFSGGVKPVSLWISTDYARAGEGGTGAAKCGGNYASSLAGQMEGLAAGCDQAVFLDSSTHTYIEELGGMNLFFVYKDGRIVTPELTGTILEGVTRSSILEIAKELGLHPEERRIPIQEWKDAAASGEIVEIFACGTAAVVTPVGELKWDGGSVDHRRDGHDDEIALKIRKTLLDIQYGRTEDKHGWMTRLA, encoded by the coding sequence ATGTCCTTGACCTTCAACGTCACCGAGCGGCCAGACCGCGCCAGCGATGCCGATCGCTCGGCGGTGCTGGCCAACCCGGGTTTCGGCAATCACTTCACCGACCACATGGCGCTGGCGACGTGGACCAAGGACGACGGATGGCACGACGCGAAGGTCGCCGCCTACGGCCCGATCGCGATCAGCCCGGCTGCTGCAGTGCTCCACTACGCCCAGGAGATCTTTGAGGGCATGAAGGCCTACCGGCACGCCGACGGCTCGGTCTGGACCTTCCGTCCGGAGGCCAACGCGGCCCGGTTCGCCCGCAGCGCAACGCGATTGGCCCTGCCGGTGCTGCCCGAAGACGACTTCATCGAGTCGCTGCGCGCGCTGGTGAAGCTCGACCAGGATTGGGTGCCGGAGGCGGCCGACGGCTCCGAAGCGTCGTTGTACCTGCGCCCGTTCATGTTCGCGTCCGAGGCTTTTCTGGGTGTGCGCCCGGCCAACGAGGTCACCTACTGCGTGATCGCCTCGCCCGCTGGTGCGTACTTCTCCGGTGGGGTGAAGCCGGTCTCGCTGTGGATCTCCACCGACTACGCCCGTGCGGGTGAAGGCGGCACCGGTGCGGCCAAGTGCGGCGGCAACTACGCCTCGTCGCTGGCCGGTCAGATGGAGGGCCTGGCGGCCGGTTGCGATCAGGCGGTCTTCCTCGACTCCTCGACGCACACCTACATCGAAGAACTCGGGGGCATGAACCTCTTCTTCGTCTACAAGGACGGCCGCATCGTCACGCCCGAGCTCACCGGCACCATCCTCGAAGGTGTTACCCGCAGCTCGATCCTTGAAATTGCCAAGGAGCTCGGGTTGCACCCGGAGGAGCGCCGCATCCCGATCCAGGAATGGAAGGACGCCGCCGCCTCCGGTGAGATCGTCGAGATCTTCGCGTGCGGCACCGCTGCTGTCGTCACGCCGGTCGGCGAACTGAAGTGGGACGGCGGCTCGGTCGACCACCGACGCGACGGTCACGACGACGAGATCGCGTTGAAGATCCGCAAGACCCTGCTCGACATCCAGTACGGCCGCACCGAGGACAAGCACGGTTGGATGACCCGCCTCGCCTGA